A window of the Dunckerocampus dactyliophorus isolate RoL2022-P2 chromosome 19, RoL_Ddac_1.1, whole genome shotgun sequence genome harbors these coding sequences:
- the LOC129172392 gene encoding mitogen-activated protein kinase-binding protein 1-like isoform X3, producing MPVDGFTFKSRIRNLLRSPSARKARRDNIIDKVTLEKVLGITTLGNSGLTCDPKTGLVAYPAGCVLVLLNPRKNRQQHLINTSGKTITALSFSPDGKHLVTGESGHLPAVRLWDVAERRQVAELQKHKYGVSCVTFSPDCKYIISVGNQHDMMVNVWAWKKDVVVAANKVSSKVTGVSFSEDSSYFVTVGNRHVKFWYLDHCKATKASAPVPLLGRSGLLGELRNNNFCHVACGRGQKWDSTFCITSSGLLCEFNGKRMLDKWVDLRTSMAQSLSLSEDRIFCACADGTVRAFSLFDLRFVCTLPRPHPLGTDIASITKASQLLCTKTDARYPDAIAVTYDSVNFWLSCVYDDHSLYVWDVRDFNSVGKVHSALFHAACVWDLEMFPDVPGETAAGLSPAAFLSCSSDNTIRLWNVEDRAQVHSSNILSKVSFTSLQKIAHANEEVLTCLCMQDLLKIIYTGGSTVALHDPEITTNVSLGKAAESRTGIRTICVSPDGKHLASGDRNGMLRVHTLSSMEEILQVQAHDAEILCLEYSKPETGLQLLATASRDRLIHVLDAAADYSLVQTLDEHSSSITAVRFAANDSKVRLISCGADKSIYFRTAHMSDKGAAFRPSHHTVRKSTLYDLGVDPTCKYAAVGCQDRCIRIFNISSGKQRKLYKGSLSEDGSLLRVQIDPSGQYVAASCSNKNISIFDFYSGECVATMFGHSEIVTGMRFTNDCKHLISVSGDSCILVWRLASEMTISMRERLFQLRQGANTHKSATLRREAYSAPALVGLSSDEDGGHNEDSNRQEENSAMNTSSDSSHGEEDTGGSDEGPDWGLTKPVVTTPSTSRRPRRRWSRRMGSLELMVKSMLDLRQLETFAPSKPADSHARNGDRHSTSSLREPTHLEERAKRRPGRCRDWTKMDGTDENRDEGETGPQDIMVRDPPCKKVLSKSQDSYSPDSACSLGYDSRGTSPDGVLDDSADAASLSLDSSDDDEEMEDGTDEDEEAEKAETTGVDEALKTVTSELDSREDFLKQNFETLADGCSIAEPIRVPRLSMSSRFLARGHHSSGDPLLAKVQGKAPSSPSSKPPVSKVRPLMEEGVSRNLEDKTPVSPSTTHGPNLSRGATAVSAPIPRPQKKTTSASHLWRLSTPPSTPPLLLDGAMSLQKSQSVQNLTLTSPRSPLPSSDRIEVCKRPQHLLLDRDAPKPSYLSSPSPGSPQSPRSPHSYMNPTASSLAKSSRSSSLGEGLHAALPLSFSLSSRRSLSGDLEAESPALACLQPTATVLPTRIPQPKQPLGPRRSLCSDLKAGTKTSCLAVEPACDVTSSPGRTKAAAPDDKKTVFVSRSNQDAGFGPEELPLAVEHLCAPPPDSQPGVPFVPNLSLPSPPLCLHRHSLAPRRPPLAARPVCQSACVSPVSPPCVAPPPCWQCHGGESITLETCKQAVGDLHSSLRRTITLYTAVLQRHPQAAGEGLQEMEKILSEALASVKAELDPLSRSTTGSEVKGEALALLEQYAELLLKSVERKLDGKM from the exons ATGCCTGTCGATGGATTTACATTCAAGAGTCGCATTAGGAACCTGCTGAGGTCTCCTTCAGCCAGGAAGGCCAGGAGGGACAACATCATCGACAAG GTAACATTGGAGAAGGTTCTGGGCATCACCACTTTGGGCAACAGCGGCCTGACCTGCGACCCCAAAACTGGACTAGTGGCTTATCCTGCAGG GTGTGTGCTTGTTTTGCTGAACCCCAGAAAGAACAGACAGCAGCACCTTATCAACACGTCAGG AAAGACCATCACAGCTCTGTCCTTCTCCCCGGATGGAAAACACCTGGTCACGGGAGAG AGCGGCCACCTTCCCGCTGTCAGACTATGGGACGTGGCTGAGCGACGGCAGGTGGCCGAGCTCCAGAAGCACAAATACGGCGTCTCCTGCGTGACCTTCTCACCTGACTGCAAGTACATCATCAGCGTGGGCAACCAGCACGACATGATGGTCAACGTGTGGGCGTGGAAA AAGGACGTGGTGGTCGCCGCCAACAAGGTGTCCAGCAAGGTGACGGGGGTGTCCTTCTCCGAGGACAGCTCCTACTTTGTCACGGTGGGCAACAGGCATGTCAAGTTCTGGTATCTGGACCACTGCAAGGCCACCAAG GCCAGCGCCCCCGTCCCCCTGCTGGGCCGCTCGGGGCTGCTGGGCGAGCTGAGGAACAACAACTTCTGCCATGTGGCGTGCGGGCGGGGCCAGAAATGGGACTCCACCTTCTGCATCACTTCCTCCGGCCTGCTGTGCGAGTTCAACGGCAAGAGGATGCTGGACAAGTGGGTGGACCTGCGG ACAAGCATGGCCCAGTCGCTGTCTTTGTCCGAGGACAGGATCTTCTGCGCCTGCGCCGATGGAACGGTTCGAGCCTTCAGCCTGTTTGACCTGCGCTTTGTCTGCACGCTGCCCCGGCCACACCCCCTGGGCACGGACATTGCGTCTATTACCAAGGCTAG TCAATTACTTTGCACAAAGACCGACGCACGCTACCCGGACGCCATCGCAGTAACCTACGACTCCGTCAACTTCTGGCTCAGCTGCGTGTACGACGACCACAGCTTGTACGTGTGGGATGTGAGAGACTTCAACAGCGTAGGAAAGGTCCACTCTGCCCTCTTCCATGCTGCGTGCGTCTGGGACCTGGAG ATGTTTCCAGATGTTCCTGGAGAAACAGCAGCTGGGCTGTCTCCTGCTGCGTTCCTCAGCTGTTCGTCAGATAACACCATCAGACTTTGGAACGTAGAGGACCGTGCGCAAGTTCATTCTAGCAACATCCTTAGCAAGGTGAGTTTCACTTCCCTCCAAAAAATTGCACATGCCAACGAGGAAGTGCTGACTTGTCTTTGTATGCAGGATCTCCTTAAGATCATCTACACCGGCGGCAGCACCGTCGCCTTGCATGACCCTGAAATTACGACCAACGTGAGTCTGGGTAAAGCGGCAGAAAGCCGAACAGGCATCAGGACCATCTGTGTCAGCCCCGACGGCAAACACCTGGCGTCTGGAGACAGAAACGGGATGCTGAG AGTTCACACCCTCAgcagcatggaggagattcTTCAAGTCCAAGCCCATGATGCTGAAATCCTGTGCCTGGAGTACAGCAAACCAGAAACTG GTCTGCAGCTGCTGGCCACAGCGAGCAGGGACCGCTTGATCCACGTCCTGGATGCCGCCGCCGACTACAGTCTGGTGCAAACGCTGGATGAGCACTCCTCGTCCATAACCGCCGTTCGCTTTGCCG CCAATGACAGCAAGGTGAGGCTGATCAGCTGTGGGGCGGATAAAAGCATCTATTTTCGCACTGCCCATATG AGTGACAAAGGAGCAGCGTTTCGACCTTCCCACCACACGGTGAGGAAGAGCACGCTGTACGACTTGGGTGTCGACCCCACCTGCAAGTACGCCGCTGTGGGCTGCCAGGACCGCTGCATCAG GATTTTCAACATCAGTAGTGGCAAACAGAGGAAGCTTTACAAAGGATCCCTCAGTGAGGACGGCAGCCTGCTCAGG GTTCAGATCGATCCATCGGGTCAGTATGTGGCTGCGAGCTGCTCCAATAAGAACATCAGCATCTTTGACTTCTACAGCGGCGAGTGTGTGGCCACCATGTTTGGACATTCCG AGATCGTCACTGGGATGAGGTTCACCAACGACTGCAAGCATTTGATCAGCGTGTCGGGGGACAG CTGCATCCTGGTGTGGCGTCTGGCCTCAGAGATGACCATCAGCATGAGAGAGAGGCTCTTTCAGCTCCGGCAGGGCGCAAACACCCACAAGAGCGCCACCCTCAG GCGAGAGGCGTACAGCGCTCCCGCTCTGGTCGGCCTCTCCTCGGACGAAGACGGCGGTCACAACGAAGACTCCAACCGCCAGGAAGAGAACTCAGCCATGAACACGTCCTCTGACAGCAGCCATGGCGAAGAGGACACAG GGGGCTCCGATGAAGGACCTGACTGGGGGTTGACAAAA CCCGTGGTGACCACACCCAGCACCAGTCGTCGTCCTCGCAGGCGCTGGTCCCGTCGTATGGGCTCCCTGGAATTGATGGTGAAGTCCATGCTGGACCTGAGGCAGCTGGAAACCTTTGCCCCCAGTAAACCCGCGGACTCCCACGCTCGCAATGGAGACCGACACAGCACGTCCAGCCTCCGGGAGCCCACG CACCTTGAGGAGCGGGCCAAGCGTCGGCCCGGGCGATGCCGCGATTGGACGAAAATGGACGGCACAGACGAGAACAGAGACGAGGGGGAGACGGGTCCACAAGACAT CATGGTGAGGGATCCACCGTGCAAGAAAGTCCTCAGCAAGAGCCAGGACAGCTACAGCCCGGACAGCGCCTGCTCGCTGGGCTACGACAGCAGAGGGACCAGTCCTGATGGAGTCCTGGATG ACTCTGCCGATGCAGCGTCCCTCAGCCTGGACAGCTCGGATGACGACGAGGAGATGGAGGACGGCACGGATGAAGACGAGGAGGCAGAGAAGGCTGAGACCACCGGCGTGGATGAAGCTCTTAAGACGGTGACCTCCGAGCTCGACAGCCGAGAAGATTTCCTCAAGCAGAACTTTGAGACGCTGGCAGATGGCTGCAGCATAG CTGAGCCCATCAGAGTCCCGAGGCTCAGCATGTCTTCACGCTTCCTGGCCAGAGGACACCATAGCAG CGGAGACCCCCTGTTGGCTAAAGTGCAGGGAAAGGCACCCAGCAGCCCCTCCTCCAAGCCCCCTGTGTCAAAAGTAAGACCCTTGATGGAAGAAGGGGTGAGCAGAAACCTGGAGGACAAGACCCCCGTGTCCCCCAGCACCACCCACGGTCCAAA TCTCAGCAGGGGGGCTACCGCCGTCTCTGCTCCCATCCCGAGACCGCAGAAGAAGACCACATCTGCGTCCCACCTTTGGAGGCTCTCCACACCACCGTCCACACCTCCACTGCTGCTGGACGGAGCCATGAGTCTGCAGAAGTCTCAGTCCGTCCAGAACCTGACCTTAACCT CTCCACGCTCTCCACTGCCCTCCAGCGACCGGATAGAGGTGTGCAAGAGGCCCCAGCATCTTCTTCTGGACCGTGACGCTCCCAAGCCCTCCTACTTGTCCTCGCCCTCCCCGGGGTCGCCGCAGTCTCCCCGCTCCCCCCACTCCTACATGAATCCCACAGCCAGCTCCCTGGCCAAGAGCAGCCGCTCCTCCTCACTGGGCGAAGGCCTCCACGCCGCCCTCCCCCTCAGCTTCTCCCTTTCCTCCAGAAGGTCATTGTCGGGGGATCTGGAGGCGGAGTCGCCCGCGCTGGCCTGTCTTCAGCCCACCGCCACAGTTCTGCCAACTCGTATCCCTCAGCCCAAGCAGCCGCTCGGCCCGCGACGCAGCCTCTGCTCGGACTTGAAGGCCGGCACAAAGACTTCCTGTCTGGCCGTGGAACCAGCgtgtgatgtcacttcctctcCAGGACGCACAAAGG CAGCGGCTCCAGATGACAAGAAGACCGTGTTTGTGTCACGGAG TAACCAGGATGCAGGGTTTGGACCTGAAGAGCTCCCTCTGGCGGTGGAACATCTCTGTGCACCCCCTCCTGACTCCCAGCCAGGTGTCCCATTTGTTCCTAACCTGTCGCTCCCTAGCCCTCCTCTTTGTCTTCATCGTCATTCTCTTGCTCCGCGCCGGCCACCACTCGCCGCCCGGCCCGTGTGTCAGTCTGCGTGCGTGTCGCCCGTGTCTCCTCCGTGTGTGGCGCCGCCCCCCTGCTGGCAGTGCCACGGCG ggGAGTCCATCACCTTGGAAACGTGCAAGCAGGCTGTCGGTGATCTTCACAGCAGTCTGAGGAGAACCATCACGCTGTACACGGCG gtgctccagcgccatccacaGGCCGCAGGTGAAGGTCTCCAGGAGATGGAGAAGATTTTGTCTGAAGCCCTGGCGTCCGTCAAGGCTGAGCTGGACCCGCTGTCTCGTTCCACGACGGGTTCAGAGGTGAAAGGCGAAGCCCTGGCCCTGCTGGAGCAGTATGCCGAGCTGCTGCTGAAGTCCGTGGAGAGGAAGCTGGATGGAAAGATGTGA
- the LOC129172392 gene encoding mitogen-activated protein kinase-binding protein 1-like isoform X4, with product MPVDGFTFKSRIRNLLRSPSARKARRDNIIDKVTLEKVLGITTLGNSGLTCDPKTGLVAYPAGCVLVLLNPRKNRQQHLINTSGKTITALSFSPDGKHLVTGESGHLPAVRLWDVAERRQVAELQKHKYGVSCVTFSPDCKYIISVGNQHDMMVNVWAWKKDVVVAANKVSSKVTGVSFSEDSSYFVTVGNRHVKFWYLDHCKATKASAPVPLLGRSGLLGELRNNNFCHVACGRGQKWDSTFCITSSGLLCEFNGKRMLDKWVDLRTSMAQSLSLSEDRIFCACADGTVRAFSLFDLRFVCTLPRPHPLGTDIASITKASQLLCTKTDARYPDAIAVTYDSVNFWLSCVYDDHSLYVWDVRDFNSVGKVHSALFHAACVWDLEMFPDVPGETAAGLSPAAFLSCSSDNTIRLWNVEDRAQVHSSNILSKVSFTSLQKIAHANEEVLTCLCMQDLLKIIYTGGSTVALHDPEITTNVSLGKAAESRTGIRTICVSPDGKHLASGDRNGMLRVHTLSSMEEILQVQAHDAEILCLEYSKPETGLQLLATASRDRLIHVLDAAADYSLVQTLDEHSSSITAVRFAANDSKVRLISCGADKSIYFRTAHMSDKGAAFRPSHHTVRKSTLYDLGVDPTCKYAAVGCQDRCIRIFNISSGKQRKLYKGSLSEDGSLLRVQIDPSGQYVAASCSNKNISIFDFYSGECVATMFGHSEIVTGMRFTNDCKHLISVSGDSCILVWRLASEMTISMRERLFQLRQGANTHKSATLRREAYSAPALVGLSSDEDGGHNEDSNRQEENSAMNTSSDSSHGEEDTGGSDEGPDWGLTKPVVTTPSTSRRPRRRWSRRMGSLELMVKSMLDLRQLETFAPSKPADSHARNGDRHSTSSLREPTQHLEERAKRRPGRCRDWTKMDGTDENRDEGETGPQDIMVRDPPCKKVLSKSQDSYSPDSACSLGYDSRGTSPDGVLDDSADAASLSLDSSDDDEEMEDGTDEDEEAEKAETTGVDEALKTVTSELDSREDFLKQNFETLADGCSIAEPIRVPRLSMSSRFLARGHHSSGDPLLAKVQGKAPSSPSSKPPVSKVRPLMEEGVSRNLEDKTPVSPSTTHGPNRGATAVSAPIPRPQKKTTSASHLWRLSTPPSTPPLLLDGAMSLQKSQSVQNLTLTSPRSPLPSSDRIEVCKRPQHLLLDRDAPKPSYLSSPSPGSPQSPRSPHSYMNPTASSLAKSSRSSSLGEGLHAALPLSFSLSSRRSLSGDLEAESPALACLQPTATVLPTRIPQPKQPLGPRRSLCSDLKAGTKTSCLAVEPACDVTSSPGRTKAAAPDDKKTVFVSRSNQDAGFGPEELPLAVEHLCAPPPDSQPGVPFVPNLSLPSPPLCLHRHSLAPRRPPLAARPVCQSACVSPVSPPCVAPPPCWQCHGGESITLETCKQAVGDLHSSLRRTITLYTAVLQRHPQAAGEGLQEMEKILSEALASVKAELDPLSRSTTGSEVKGEALALLEQYAELLLKSVERKLDGKM from the exons ATGCCTGTCGATGGATTTACATTCAAGAGTCGCATTAGGAACCTGCTGAGGTCTCCTTCAGCCAGGAAGGCCAGGAGGGACAACATCATCGACAAG GTAACATTGGAGAAGGTTCTGGGCATCACCACTTTGGGCAACAGCGGCCTGACCTGCGACCCCAAAACTGGACTAGTGGCTTATCCTGCAGG GTGTGTGCTTGTTTTGCTGAACCCCAGAAAGAACAGACAGCAGCACCTTATCAACACGTCAGG AAAGACCATCACAGCTCTGTCCTTCTCCCCGGATGGAAAACACCTGGTCACGGGAGAG AGCGGCCACCTTCCCGCTGTCAGACTATGGGACGTGGCTGAGCGACGGCAGGTGGCCGAGCTCCAGAAGCACAAATACGGCGTCTCCTGCGTGACCTTCTCACCTGACTGCAAGTACATCATCAGCGTGGGCAACCAGCACGACATGATGGTCAACGTGTGGGCGTGGAAA AAGGACGTGGTGGTCGCCGCCAACAAGGTGTCCAGCAAGGTGACGGGGGTGTCCTTCTCCGAGGACAGCTCCTACTTTGTCACGGTGGGCAACAGGCATGTCAAGTTCTGGTATCTGGACCACTGCAAGGCCACCAAG GCCAGCGCCCCCGTCCCCCTGCTGGGCCGCTCGGGGCTGCTGGGCGAGCTGAGGAACAACAACTTCTGCCATGTGGCGTGCGGGCGGGGCCAGAAATGGGACTCCACCTTCTGCATCACTTCCTCCGGCCTGCTGTGCGAGTTCAACGGCAAGAGGATGCTGGACAAGTGGGTGGACCTGCGG ACAAGCATGGCCCAGTCGCTGTCTTTGTCCGAGGACAGGATCTTCTGCGCCTGCGCCGATGGAACGGTTCGAGCCTTCAGCCTGTTTGACCTGCGCTTTGTCTGCACGCTGCCCCGGCCACACCCCCTGGGCACGGACATTGCGTCTATTACCAAGGCTAG TCAATTACTTTGCACAAAGACCGACGCACGCTACCCGGACGCCATCGCAGTAACCTACGACTCCGTCAACTTCTGGCTCAGCTGCGTGTACGACGACCACAGCTTGTACGTGTGGGATGTGAGAGACTTCAACAGCGTAGGAAAGGTCCACTCTGCCCTCTTCCATGCTGCGTGCGTCTGGGACCTGGAG ATGTTTCCAGATGTTCCTGGAGAAACAGCAGCTGGGCTGTCTCCTGCTGCGTTCCTCAGCTGTTCGTCAGATAACACCATCAGACTTTGGAACGTAGAGGACCGTGCGCAAGTTCATTCTAGCAACATCCTTAGCAAGGTGAGTTTCACTTCCCTCCAAAAAATTGCACATGCCAACGAGGAAGTGCTGACTTGTCTTTGTATGCAGGATCTCCTTAAGATCATCTACACCGGCGGCAGCACCGTCGCCTTGCATGACCCTGAAATTACGACCAACGTGAGTCTGGGTAAAGCGGCAGAAAGCCGAACAGGCATCAGGACCATCTGTGTCAGCCCCGACGGCAAACACCTGGCGTCTGGAGACAGAAACGGGATGCTGAG AGTTCACACCCTCAgcagcatggaggagattcTTCAAGTCCAAGCCCATGATGCTGAAATCCTGTGCCTGGAGTACAGCAAACCAGAAACTG GTCTGCAGCTGCTGGCCACAGCGAGCAGGGACCGCTTGATCCACGTCCTGGATGCCGCCGCCGACTACAGTCTGGTGCAAACGCTGGATGAGCACTCCTCGTCCATAACCGCCGTTCGCTTTGCCG CCAATGACAGCAAGGTGAGGCTGATCAGCTGTGGGGCGGATAAAAGCATCTATTTTCGCACTGCCCATATG AGTGACAAAGGAGCAGCGTTTCGACCTTCCCACCACACGGTGAGGAAGAGCACGCTGTACGACTTGGGTGTCGACCCCACCTGCAAGTACGCCGCTGTGGGCTGCCAGGACCGCTGCATCAG GATTTTCAACATCAGTAGTGGCAAACAGAGGAAGCTTTACAAAGGATCCCTCAGTGAGGACGGCAGCCTGCTCAGG GTTCAGATCGATCCATCGGGTCAGTATGTGGCTGCGAGCTGCTCCAATAAGAACATCAGCATCTTTGACTTCTACAGCGGCGAGTGTGTGGCCACCATGTTTGGACATTCCG AGATCGTCACTGGGATGAGGTTCACCAACGACTGCAAGCATTTGATCAGCGTGTCGGGGGACAG CTGCATCCTGGTGTGGCGTCTGGCCTCAGAGATGACCATCAGCATGAGAGAGAGGCTCTTTCAGCTCCGGCAGGGCGCAAACACCCACAAGAGCGCCACCCTCAG GCGAGAGGCGTACAGCGCTCCCGCTCTGGTCGGCCTCTCCTCGGACGAAGACGGCGGTCACAACGAAGACTCCAACCGCCAGGAAGAGAACTCAGCCATGAACACGTCCTCTGACAGCAGCCATGGCGAAGAGGACACAG GGGGCTCCGATGAAGGACCTGACTGGGGGTTGACAAAA CCCGTGGTGACCACACCCAGCACCAGTCGTCGTCCTCGCAGGCGCTGGTCCCGTCGTATGGGCTCCCTGGAATTGATGGTGAAGTCCATGCTGGACCTGAGGCAGCTGGAAACCTTTGCCCCCAGTAAACCCGCGGACTCCCACGCTCGCAATGGAGACCGACACAGCACGTCCAGCCTCCGGGAGCCCACG CAGCACCTTGAGGAGCGGGCCAAGCGTCGGCCCGGGCGATGCCGCGATTGGACGAAAATGGACGGCACAGACGAGAACAGAGACGAGGGGGAGACGGGTCCACAAGACAT CATGGTGAGGGATCCACCGTGCAAGAAAGTCCTCAGCAAGAGCCAGGACAGCTACAGCCCGGACAGCGCCTGCTCGCTGGGCTACGACAGCAGAGGGACCAGTCCTGATGGAGTCCTGGATG ACTCTGCCGATGCAGCGTCCCTCAGCCTGGACAGCTCGGATGACGACGAGGAGATGGAGGACGGCACGGATGAAGACGAGGAGGCAGAGAAGGCTGAGACCACCGGCGTGGATGAAGCTCTTAAGACGGTGACCTCCGAGCTCGACAGCCGAGAAGATTTCCTCAAGCAGAACTTTGAGACGCTGGCAGATGGCTGCAGCATAG CTGAGCCCATCAGAGTCCCGAGGCTCAGCATGTCTTCACGCTTCCTGGCCAGAGGACACCATAGCAG CGGAGACCCCCTGTTGGCTAAAGTGCAGGGAAAGGCACCCAGCAGCCCCTCCTCCAAGCCCCCTGTGTCAAAAGTAAGACCCTTGATGGAAGAAGGGGTGAGCAGAAACCTGGAGGACAAGACCCCCGTGTCCCCCAGCACCACCCACGGTCCAAA CAGGGGGGCTACCGCCGTCTCTGCTCCCATCCCGAGACCGCAGAAGAAGACCACATCTGCGTCCCACCTTTGGAGGCTCTCCACACCACCGTCCACACCTCCACTGCTGCTGGACGGAGCCATGAGTCTGCAGAAGTCTCAGTCCGTCCAGAACCTGACCTTAACCT CTCCACGCTCTCCACTGCCCTCCAGCGACCGGATAGAGGTGTGCAAGAGGCCCCAGCATCTTCTTCTGGACCGTGACGCTCCCAAGCCCTCCTACTTGTCCTCGCCCTCCCCGGGGTCGCCGCAGTCTCCCCGCTCCCCCCACTCCTACATGAATCCCACAGCCAGCTCCCTGGCCAAGAGCAGCCGCTCCTCCTCACTGGGCGAAGGCCTCCACGCCGCCCTCCCCCTCAGCTTCTCCCTTTCCTCCAGAAGGTCATTGTCGGGGGATCTGGAGGCGGAGTCGCCCGCGCTGGCCTGTCTTCAGCCCACCGCCACAGTTCTGCCAACTCGTATCCCTCAGCCCAAGCAGCCGCTCGGCCCGCGACGCAGCCTCTGCTCGGACTTGAAGGCCGGCACAAAGACTTCCTGTCTGGCCGTGGAACCAGCgtgtgatgtcacttcctctcCAGGACGCACAAAGG CAGCGGCTCCAGATGACAAGAAGACCGTGTTTGTGTCACGGAG TAACCAGGATGCAGGGTTTGGACCTGAAGAGCTCCCTCTGGCGGTGGAACATCTCTGTGCACCCCCTCCTGACTCCCAGCCAGGTGTCCCATTTGTTCCTAACCTGTCGCTCCCTAGCCCTCCTCTTTGTCTTCATCGTCATTCTCTTGCTCCGCGCCGGCCACCACTCGCCGCCCGGCCCGTGTGTCAGTCTGCGTGCGTGTCGCCCGTGTCTCCTCCGTGTGTGGCGCCGCCCCCCTGCTGGCAGTGCCACGGCG ggGAGTCCATCACCTTGGAAACGTGCAAGCAGGCTGTCGGTGATCTTCACAGCAGTCTGAGGAGAACCATCACGCTGTACACGGCG gtgctccagcgccatccacaGGCCGCAGGTGAAGGTCTCCAGGAGATGGAGAAGATTTTGTCTGAAGCCCTGGCGTCCGTCAAGGCTGAGCTGGACCCGCTGTCTCGTTCCACGACGGGTTCAGAGGTGAAAGGCGAAGCCCTGGCCCTGCTGGAGCAGTATGCCGAGCTGCTGCTGAAGTCCGTGGAGAGGAAGCTGGATGGAAAGATGTGA